The segment ATAGCTAGAAAGTCTAATATCCAGGGTGATATCTGGTAAGCTTTTGCGTCTACACGATTTCAAGATATTTGCTTACCGCCTCCATTTTGCTTTAGGCCTGGCTTGCccaaaagaattcaaaaatttatgTTCTTTAAGATCAATAAAGCAGATGACTTCAAACAGCGGCTCAGATCTTTTGTCAAAGATGGCGGAATTACGAGCGCCAAAGATGCATGTGATATGAAGAACAAAATCCTTGCAGCAAAACTTCAAGCACAACAATCAGGTCGACCAGCCAAGATTCAGTCTCTGCCAGGTGTTAATATCGCTTTCACCTCAACAGGTTTGGCCGCTGTAAGTCTCAAGCATGCTTTCAAGAACGTGTAATAACGTCTAATGAATATCTAGATGGGTAAATTCACTTTTAATGAGGGAGCTGTAAAGAAGGATAAAGAATTGGCCAAGATTTTTAGAAAGAACCAGCTTAGAGGTGGCTTGTTCGGAAAAGGCATGTACGATGACCTTGTGAACGAGGGCTGGGATGATCCGCATGAGATTCGAGACCACTACAAGCCATCTCCAAACCGCTTGATTGATGGAGTATTTCTAGTCACAGCCGAAGAGGAGAATCACTTGAATTCCATGGGGAATGAGATTAAAGAGCATTTTCTCAAGGAACAGGGATTCGGTGATGCCGATACATATTTAATTAGCAACGACCCAGCAATTGAGTTCACCTTCACCAGGGAAGGCCGGACTCGCCCAGATAAAGGCAAAGAGCAGTGAGtattctcttcatctacaATAGATGCTTGAACATTCTAACGTGTCTAATGTTTAGTTTCGGCTTCGAGGATGGAATCAGTCAGCCCTTAATTGAAGGCTTAGATGAGGTGACACCCAAGGACAAAGAGCCCAAGTCCGTGAAATCAGGGTGAGATTCTCctaatattgattgatctCGACCATTCCAACTGACTTAAGATTGCTTCACCTCTCAGATTGATCTTTGCAGGGCACGAGGGTGATGATATGAAGCAGCCAGATTGGGCGGAAGATGGGAGCTTCCTAGTTTTTCGGGATCTCCAACAGCTTGTCCCTGAGTTTGACAAGTGAGTTACTGTGCTTATTTCCATGTTCGCGTGAACTAATCTCATACATTTTTAGATGGTTAGAAGATAACAAACATAACGCACCGTTCATAGGAGAATCTGATAATCCCAAAGAGAAGCTTGCTGCGTACCTAATGGGTCGATGGAAAAATGGTATGTTTTTGAGAAGTAATATACCAGAACGTAACTAAACGCTGACTCATTCATTAGGAACACCTGTGGATGAGAGTCCTCATGATGACAAAGATGAGAGCCTTTTCCATTCTAACAACTTTGACTTCCATCCCGTTCAAGAACACAAAAAATGTCCTTTCGCAGCACATATCCGAAAAATGCGACCTCGTGGAGACCTGGACCACGACCATGCCGTCATCATACGCCGCGGTATCTCTTATGGAGGTGAAGTAACACCCGAAGAGAAAGCTGTACAGAGATCTGATGACGAGAACGAACGTGGACTTCTTTTCGTGTGTTATCAGAGCGACATTCGAAATGGTTTCAACTTCTTAACTACTCGCTGGGCAAGCAACCACCACTTCCCAGACCGCAAGGACAATTTCGTTGGTGAGCATGGTCCAGGAATTGATGCTATTGTTGGCCAGCGACTCGATCATCACCCACCTCGTTCTATTGGGCTTCCAGATGGTAAAAAGCCTACAGAAGCACGTCTTGAACTTGAAAGATGGGTGGTTCAACGGGGCGgtgaatatttcttttcgcCGGGAATTAAAGCACTCGAGGGTTATCTGACCGATGCTCCTGATTATCCACCATCGCTTACGGCTCCATGATTGAATCGGGAAGCGTTTTCCACGGTATAATTCTGTAGGGTTCACATTTCTAGATAGTGTGTTTACATGGCATGGCGTCTTTGGGAAATTGAAGGAAATATGAGCAATTTGATGTCAAGTCTTAAACCAATATATTAATGTGTCTTTCGTTAAGAAAGtgatttggttttgatagTCGACCAataagatttgaatatcGAATTCTACCTGTCTGAAATTCACACCATTTGTATCTTTGATATGGATAGTGTGCGTTGAGCTTTGAATTAGCCCCGGGGTCGATTGTCAAAGCTGCCCAGCTGATCAAAAAACTCCAAGAATTGGTGCCAGATGTGCAACAACAGTCCACGAAACCACGGGATTGTCACTTAATAAAATGTGAGTGGTTGCATTTTATATAGTGGGCAGCTGCCAATAAGTGTAACGATGACGTAAATATTGCAATTCATTCTTGGAATTTGATGTGTAATATCATGTGCTCAGTATAGCAGTAACGAATAGCGTGATTCAGTGCTTCAGCATGAACGACACCGGGCACCTTCAGACGATGACTGCGCCGCAAAACTCGAGCATCGAcaagaaatataaatgaCTTTTGCTTCCATGTTAGCAATGGcaatttatcaattgaatttccaTCTTTACTGCAAACAATTCTATCTCGAAGGAGTATagatagatttatattatcgTTAGATGTTGAAATAGAGgcttgaaataataaattcggTAATTTACATGTCTCCCCTTCATTTGCTTCACTAACAACGTTGCACAAAAATGGTCCACCACTCCAGGGCTTAGAGTAAGCTGAGTACAAACTATTGTGAATAATATCGATCATCAGCCACACAATCGGTGAAATACGAATTGCTTAGAGTACAAGAAATCCCCTTACTCATAGCCCTACCTACTTCCGTTGTCACCTAAGAACTGGTACAGTCATACCTAACGCCACCATCAGCCAAGCTATATCCGCATCACTAAATGGCCGAATCAATTCATCGCGTGCCTGACACTTCATCAATGTCCCCTGACCTTATCACACCTCACATTACATCAGCCTCCCTTGTAGTTTCAAGGCTGCCCAGATTCAGGGTGCTGGGCGCAGCGCTAATATTAACGTTATGCCCCAGAAGCTAAAGACAAATTTCGTCAAGTAAGCGGGTGATCATCAGCCTCAAAGCGTAAATAAGAATGATGGGGCACGGTAAGGCAAAGCTGTGGATTAAATACCAGCCCTATACTGCTTTCATAGgctcttttattttttgatctATTCATTTCATATTCGCTCGAACATTTTTTGCTGATTCGTGTGTTTCTGCTTTTTGTTATCTCGACTGTCTTTGACTtcattaaataattaaaccGAGATCAAACGTACTACAACCAAACACGTAGCTTTACATTTAATAATCTCAAGAGTTAGATAATAACAGAGAGAATCAGACTAGAGAGCTAAATTCAATAACGCCATGATGACGATCTCCCGTCGAAGCACCACGTCCCTCCAAGTCCAAGCTCGCAACAGCAACCACTTCCCCGAAACCGAATCAAGCCTTCCAACTCTCCCTCGCGCATCCACGAACTCACTTATAGACAATCTTCTCTCGTATCTCGGGCCACGCAATCCATTTCCTAAAGCAGTAACCAAAGACGATACCGTTTGGTTATTGGATAATACGGCGTATAGAAACCAGGCAACCGGGAAGTGGGAAGCAGAGTTTGTAGCTGCAGTGTGGGAGACGGAAAGTGCGAGGCATGTACCGGAGATC is part of the Botrytis cinerea B05.10 chromosome 13, complete sequence genome and harbors:
- the Bcprd1 gene encoding Bcprd1, whose product is MSLIARKSNIQGDIWPGLPKRIQKFMFFKINKADDFKQRLRSFVKDGGITSAKDACDMKNKILAAKLQAQQSGRPAKIQSLPGVNIAFTSTGLAAMGKFTFNEGAVKKDKELAKIFRKNQLRGGLFGKGMYDDLVNEGWDDPHEIRDHYKPSPNRLIDGVFLVTAEEENHLNSMGNEIKEHFLKEQGFGDADTYLISNDPAIEFTFTREGRTRPDKGKEHFGFEDGISQPLIEGLDEVTPKDKEPKSVKSGLIFAGHEGDDMKQPDWAEDGSFLVFRDLQQLVPEFDKWLEDNKHNAPFIGESDNPKEKLAAYLMGRWKNGTPVDESPHDDKDESLFHSNNFDFHPVQEHKKCPFAAHIRKMRPRGDLDHDHAVIIRRGISYGGEVTPEEKAVQRSDDENERGLLFVCYQSDIRNGFNFLTTRWASNHHFPDRKDNFVGEHGPGIDAIVGQRLDHHPPRSIGLPDGKKPTEARLELERWVVQRGGEYFFSPGIKALEGYLTDAPDYPPSLTAP